The following are from one region of the Elgaria multicarinata webbii isolate HBS135686 ecotype San Diego chromosome 13, rElgMul1.1.pri, whole genome shotgun sequence genome:
- the WASF2 gene encoding LOW QUALITY PROTEIN: actin-binding protein WASF2 (The sequence of the model RefSeq protein was modified relative to this genomic sequence to represent the inferred CDS: inserted 2 bases in 1 codon): MPLVTRNIEPRHLCRQTLPNVRNELECVTNITLANVIRQLGSLSKFAEDIFGELFTQANTFAFRVSSLVERVDRLQVKVTQLDPKEEEVSLQGINTRKAFKSSTTQDQKLFDRDSLPVPVLETYDVCNMPPPLNILSSYRDDGKEALKFYTDPSYFFDLWKEKMLQDTKDIMKEKRKHRKEKKDNPNRGNVNPRKIKTRKDEWEKMKMGQEFVELREKHGPGGYPSNMVYQNGSIGSNESVDASYYPPPPQPDSISSSPPSFTEDNLPPPPMEFSYQAHNQSNSGGLRKPSLVSPSHPPPAPPIGSPQGARPGFAPPPAPPPPPPTMGVPPPPPLVGFPTAGIPPPPSPPSFPPHPDFAAPPPPXPPPVAEYALVPPPLSPQPAGGAPPPPPPPPPPGPPPSSFGGLDGPEAPVPQPDAVSSKPKSSLPAVSEARSDLLSAIRQGFQLRKVEEQREQEKRDVVGNDVATILSRRIAVEYSDSEDDSSEFDEDDWSD, translated from the exons ATGCCATTAGTAACAAGAAACATCGAGCCAAGGCACCTGTGCCGCCAGACATTGCCCAATGTTCGGAATGAGCTGGAATGCGTGACCAACATCACCCTGGCAAATGTCATTCGACAGCTGGGCAGCCTGA gTAAGTTTGCAGAAGACATATTTGGAGAGCTTTTTACTCAGGCAAACACCTTTGCCTTTCGAGTGAGCTCTCTAGTCGAGAGAGTTGACCGCCTGCAGGTCAAAGTCACTCAGCTGGATCCCAAGGAGGAAGAAG tGTCCCTGCAAGGCATTAACACCAGGAAAGCTTTCAAAAGCTCCACAACTCAGGACCAAAAGCTCTTTGACAGAGACTCTCTCCCCGTGCCTGTCCTCGAAACATACGATGTTTGTAATATGCCACCACCTCTTAACATCCTCTCCTCGTACAG GGATGATGGCAAAGAAGCACTTAAATTCTATACAGATCCATCATATTTCTTTGATCTTTGGAAGGAGAAAATGCTGCAGGACACCAAGGATATCATGAAAGAGAAGCGGAAACATAGG aaagaaaagaaagataatcCGAACAGAGGAAATGTGAATCCTCGGAAAATCAAAACCCGGAAGGACgaatgggagaaaatgaaaatgggacAAGAGTTTGTCGAGTTGAGGGAAAAACATGGACCAGGAGG GTATCCCTCTAATATGGTGTATCAGAACGGCAGCATTGGCTCCAATGAGAGTGTCGATGCCAGCTACTACCCCCCTCCTCCGCAGCCAGATTCAATTTCATCTTCCCCCCCTTCATTTACAGAGGAtaatctcccaccaccaccaatggagTTCAG CTATCAAGCACACAACCAAAGCAATTCTGGAGGGCTGAGAAAACCCAGCCTAGTCAGCCCAAGCCACCCTCCACCGGCTCCACCCATTGGCTCACCACAGGGGGCCAGGCCAGGCTTTGCACCGcctcctgcaccaccaccaccaccgccgacGATGGGcgttcctccaccaccaccacttgtagGCTTCCCAACTGCAGGCATCCCGCCGCCGCcatccccaccctccttcccaccTCACCCCGATTTTGCTGCCCCTCCACCGCC CCCCCCTCCAGTAGCAGAATATGCTCTTGTGCCTCCACCTCTGTCACCTCAGCCAGCAGGTGGtgccccgccccctcctcctcccccaccccctcctggtcCTCCTCCTTCGTCTTTTGGTGGCCTGGATGGTCCAGAGGCTCCTGTCCCACAACCAGATGCGGTGTCCTCCAAGCCCAAGTCCTCGTTGCCTGCTGTTAGCGAGGCTAGAAGTGACTTGCTTTCTGCTATTCGCCAAG GATTCCAGCTCCGTAAAGTGGAGGAGCAGCGTGAACAGGAGAAACGAGACGTTGTGGGCAATGACGTGGCCACCATCCTTTCACGCCGCATCGCGGTAGAATATAGCGATTCCGAGGATGATTCTTCAGAATTTGATGAGGACGACTGGTCCGATTAA